In Xyrauchen texanus isolate HMW12.3.18 chromosome 14, RBS_HiC_50CHRs, whole genome shotgun sequence, the following are encoded in one genomic region:
- the LOC127655115 gene encoding gap junction alpha-8 protein-like, whose product MGDWSFLGNILEEVNEHSTVIGRVWLTVLFIFRILILGTAAEFVWGDEQSDYVCNTKQPGCENVCYDEAFPISHIRLWVLQIIFVSTPSLVYVGHAVHYIHMEEKRKEREEAEISHQQEIAEERLPLATDQGSVRTAKETSTKGSKKFRLEGTLLCTYICHIIFKSLFEVGFVVGQYFLYGFRILPLYRCSRWPCPNTVDCYVSRPTEKTIFIIFMLAVACVSLFLNFVEISHLGLKKIRFVFHRPAPAQLEPLGSPERSLPFLLTTPVQKARGYRRLEEDKKDKVAHIYPLTEVGMEEGQFFQPQVEKEQKSSQEGVIPTAPPVEETVICDETQPSFIQVIETVPKLPQEEKLPLQEGDEVDSLKTMTALQAVLEEQPEADSLEETYLISFEECLEIELGELACREFTEEKLVTESSLVEGELTQKENFSDVRKEPFTLQEIGGTEENNLKVKVSREEGGLPDVMEEGTDVEESDGERELCQIEPFINEYVLQEFKSLENGNVTGDLDISSISMGAREPKALGEVAGSKELENVYDIVKAYRDVEDKEGDSVKENVVGTGVSGAVKNLVETQMGGVLEDVEDIGVGGAEEDLNARRGGALEDEDSALEKVVDSGKEKALDKALEVAVDLTQVETFGKEGVSLEMEDPEEDKGSRGWDGSRKEEDFVETLGSRKEEIFQESQSLEVIEEMMDASFIALELETTERLEETRPLSRLSKGSSRARSDDLTI is encoded by the exons ATGGGAGATTGGAGTTTCTTGGGTAATATTTTAGAGGAAGTAAATGAACACTCCACTGTGATTGGCCGTGTTTGGCTCACAGTGCTGTTCATTTTCCGCATTTTGATTCTGGGCACAGCTGCAGAGTTTGTCTGGGGAGATGAGCAGTCCGATTACGTGTGTAACACAAAGCAGCCAGGCTGTGAGAACGTGTGCTATGATGAGGCCTTTCCAATATCCCACATTCGTCTCTGGGTTTTACAGATCATTTTTGTATCCACACCTTCACTTGTGTATGTTGGCCATGCTGTCCATTACATCCACATGGAGGAGAAACGTAAGGAGCGTGAAGAAGCTGAGATTAGCCACCAACAGGAAATAGCAGAGGAGCGTCTCCCTTTAGCAACTGATCAGGGAAGTGTTCGCACTGCCAAGGAGACAAGCACGAAAGGTAGCAAAAAGTTCAGACTTGAGGGCACCCTACTTTGCACCTACATTTGCCACATCATCTTCAAATCTCTGTTTGAAGTAGGCTTCGTGGTTGGACAATACTTTTTGTATGGGTTCCGCATCCTGCCACTGTACAGGTGCAGTCGTTGGCCTTGCCCTAACACTGTGGACTGCTATGTCTCCCGGCCAACCGAAAAgaccatcttcatcatcttcatgcTTGCTGTTGCTTGTGTCTCACTATTCCTCAACTTCGTGGAGATCAGCCACCTTGGCTTGAAAAAGATTCGCTTTGTATTCCATAGGCCTGCTCCAGCACAGTTGGAGCCTCTTGGTTCACCGGAGAGGAGCCTTCCATTTCTCCTAACTACCCCTGTCCAAAAAGCCAGAGGCTATAGGCGCCTTGAAGAGGATAAGAAAGACAAGGTTGCACACATTTATCCACTAACAGAGGTTGGTATGGAAGAGGGCCAGTTTTTCCAACCTCAGGTGGAGAAGGAACAGAAAAGCAGTCAGGAGGGAGTTATTCCAACAGCACCCCCTGTAGAGGAGACAGTCATATGCGATGAGACTCAGCCCTCATTCATTCAGGTCATAGAGACAGTCCCAAAGCTACCACAAGAGGAAAAGTTGCCACTTCAGGAGGGAGATGAGGTAGACAGCCTAAAGACTATGACAGCATTGCAAGCAGTATTGGAGGAACAACCAGAGGCTGACAGTCTGGAGGAaacatatttaatttcatttgagGAGTGTTTGGAAATAGAACTAGGGGAATTAGCCTGTAGAGAGTTTACTGAGGAAAAGTTAGTGACAGAGAGTAGCTTAGTTGAGGGTGAGTTAACACAGAAGGAAAACTTTTCAGATGTTAGAAAAGAGCCATTTACATTACAAGAAATTGGTGGAACAGAGGAGAACAACTTAAAGGTCAAGGTGTCAAGGGAAGAGGGGGGTTTACCTGACGTGATGGAGGAAGGGACAGatgttgaggagtctgatggagagagagaacTATGTCAGATAGAGCCTTTTATTAATGAGTATGTTCTACAGGAGTTTAAATCTTTAGAGAATGGGAATGTTACTGGGGATCTGGACATCTCCAGTATATCCATGGGAGCACGAGAGCCAAAGGCTTTAGGGGAGGTTGCAGGGTCAAAGGAATTAGAAAATGTATATGACATTGTCAAAGCTTATAGGGATGTAGAAGACAAAGAAGGGGATAGTGTTAAAGAGAATGTAGTAGGCACAGGAGTTAGCGGAGCAGTAAAGAACTTAGTGGAGACACAAATGGGTGGGGTTTTAGAGGATGTAGAAGACATAGGAGTGGGCGGAGCTGAAGAAGATTTAAATGCAAGAAGGGGTGGAGCTCTGGAGG ATGAGGATAGTGCTCTTGAAAAGGTAGTTGATTCAGGTAAGGAGAAAGCTCTAGATAAAGCTCTAGAAGTTGCAGTGGACTTAACACAGGTGGAAACCTTTGGGAAGGAGGGGGTATCATTGGAGATGGAGGATCCAGAGGAGGACAAAGGTTCTAGGGGGTGGGATGGGTCAAGGAAAGAAGAGGATTTTGTGGAAACTTTAGGATCCAGGAAGGAGGAGATTTTCCAAGAATCACAAAGCTTGGAGGTCATAGAAGAAATGATGGATGCTTCATTTATAGCTTTGGAACTAGAGACAACCGAGAGGCTTGAGGAAACAAGACCATTAAGTCGTCTCAGCAAAGGGAGCAGTAGAGCCAGGTCAGATGATCTAACAATATGA